In one Bacillus sp. PK3_68 genomic region, the following are encoded:
- the dxs gene encoding 1-deoxy-D-xylulose-5-phosphate synthase has translation MDLLSIKSPAFLKGLTIDELNDLSMDIRQFLIENLSRTGGHIGPNLGVVELTVALHRCFNSPQDKILWDVGHQSYVHKILTGRAGQFESLRQYKGLCGFPKMAESEHDVWETGHSSTSLSAAMGMAIARDLKKEQSYIVPVIGDGALTGGMALEALNHIGHEKKNMIVILNDNEMSIAPNVGALHSILGRLRTAGKYNWVKDELEGLLKKIPAVGGKMAQTAERLKDSLKYLLVSGMFFEELGFTYLGPIDGHNYEELLENLQYAKKTEGPVLLHVLTKKGKGYGPAELDTKGTWHGTGPYKIDTGDLIKPVGQPPAWSALVSETVRKIARKDERIVAITPAMPVGSKLLGFAEEFPDRMFDVGIAEQHAATVAAGLATQGMKPFLAIYSTFLQRAYDQVVHDICRPNLNVFIGIDRAGLVGADGETHQGVFDIAFLRHIPNMVLMMPKDENEGQHMVHTAIQYDNGPIAMRFPRGNGLGVAMDEELKQIPIGSWEVLREGTDAAILTFGTTISMALKAAAMAEKQGLSVKVVNARFIKPFDESMLMSIFEANMPILTIEEAVLQGGFGSAVIEFAHDHGFYGQVIDRMGIPDCFIEHGSVNALLEEIGLTEETAVRKLAAMTPKKQKRA, from the coding sequence TTGGATCTGTTATCTATTAAAAGTCCTGCCTTTTTAAAGGGCTTGACGATTGATGAATTAAATGACTTAAGCATGGATATTCGACAATTTTTGATTGAGAATTTGTCTAGAACAGGTGGCCATATCGGCCCTAACCTTGGGGTTGTTGAGCTGACCGTTGCTTTGCATCGCTGCTTCAATAGTCCTCAGGACAAAATTTTATGGGATGTCGGCCACCAATCGTATGTTCATAAAATATTAACTGGACGTGCTGGGCAATTTGAATCACTCCGCCAATATAAAGGGCTATGCGGCTTTCCTAAAATGGCAGAAAGCGAGCATGACGTATGGGAGACCGGGCACAGTTCTACGTCTTTGTCGGCGGCAATGGGCATGGCGATTGCCAGAGATTTAAAGAAAGAACAATCCTATATTGTGCCTGTGATTGGCGACGGAGCATTAACGGGCGGCATGGCTCTCGAAGCACTGAATCATATTGGCCATGAAAAAAAGAATATGATCGTCATCTTAAATGATAATGAAATGTCCATCGCTCCGAATGTAGGGGCTCTTCACAGCATACTTGGACGACTGCGGACCGCCGGCAAGTATAATTGGGTGAAAGATGAGCTTGAAGGTTTATTGAAAAAAATTCCGGCAGTTGGCGGAAAAATGGCCCAAACAGCCGAACGCTTAAAAGACAGCTTGAAATATTTACTCGTTTCTGGGATGTTTTTTGAAGAGCTTGGGTTTACTTATCTGGGGCCGATCGACGGACACAATTATGAAGAGTTATTAGAAAACCTGCAATATGCTAAGAAAACGGAAGGGCCAGTTTTGTTACATGTTTTAACTAAAAAAGGAAAAGGGTATGGCCCAGCAGAATTGGATACAAAGGGAACATGGCACGGAACCGGCCCGTATAAAATTGATACTGGCGATTTAATCAAGCCGGTCGGACAGCCGCCTGCCTGGAGTGCGCTTGTCAGCGAAACTGTCAGAAAAATCGCCCGCAAGGATGAACGCATTGTGGCGATTACACCAGCCATGCCTGTTGGCTCCAAGCTGCTTGGCTTTGCGGAAGAGTTTCCTGACCGGATGTTTGATGTCGGAATTGCAGAACAGCACGCTGCCACTGTTGCTGCCGGATTGGCTACCCAAGGGATGAAGCCTTTTCTGGCGATTTATTCTACGTTTTTGCAGCGGGCATATGACCAAGTTGTTCATGACATTTGCCGTCCAAACTTAAATGTATTTATTGGCATTGATCGAGCAGGGCTTGTCGGTGCAGATGGAGAAACCCACCAAGGTGTATTCGATATCGCCTTCCTGCGTCACATACCAAACATGGTCTTGATGATGCCAAAAGATGAAAATGAAGGCCAGCATATGGTTCATACAGCCATTCAATATGACAATGGGCCAATCGCTATGCGTTTCCCACGCGGCAATGGGCTGGGAGTAGCGATGGATGAAGAGCTGAAGCAAATTCCGATCGGCTCATGGGAAGTGTTGCGTGAAGGCACAGATGCCGCCATTTTAACTTTCGGCACAACGATCTCAATGGCGTTGAAAGCGGCAGCTATGGCAGAAAAACAAGGGCTATCAGTAAAGGTGGTCAATGCCCGCTTTATCAAACCGTTTGATGAATCAATGTTAATGAGTATATTCGAAGCTAACATGCCGATTTTGACGATCGAAGAAGCTGTTCTCCAAGGGGGCTTCGGCAGCGCTGTGATTGAATTTGCTCACGATCATGGATTTTATGGACAGGTTATTGATCGCATGGGAATTCCGGATTGCTTTATTGAACACGGCAGTGTGAATGCGCTGTTGGAGGAAATTGGTTTGACGGAAGAGACAGCTGTTCGCAAGCTGGCAGCAATGACACCAAAAAAACAGAAAAGAGCATGA
- a CDS encoding polyprenyl synthetase family protein, translating to MAATLSVFMKEYKEVLERELKELIAELQAPSVLKEAMDYSLQAGGKRIRPMLIFATLASFGEHPRTGLAAAAALEMIHTYSLIHDDLPSMDDDDLRRGQPTNHKVFGEAAAILAGDALLTYAFQIIAKSESYSNEQKVTLIEWLAEAAGPEGMVGGQMADIEGETKELTLAELEYIHKNKTGRLLAYSVMAGALLGGANEEQLAHFQQYAFHIGLAFQIQDDILDVEGSEEKLGKRVGSDSANHKSTYPALLTMDGAKDQLAKHAELARAALLQTNTDSALLLELVDLIATRDQ from the coding sequence ATGGCGGCTACACTGTCTGTTTTTATGAAGGAATACAAAGAAGTTTTAGAGAGAGAATTAAAAGAGTTAATTGCTGAATTGCAAGCACCCTCCGTGTTGAAAGAAGCGATGGACTATTCGCTGCAGGCTGGGGGCAAACGCATCCGTCCCATGTTAATTTTTGCTACGCTCGCTTCCTTTGGGGAACATCCTCGGACCGGCCTTGCAGCTGCTGCAGCACTTGAAATGATTCATACATACTCGCTGATCCATGACGATTTGCCGAGCATGGATGATGATGACTTGCGAAGAGGACAGCCTACAAACCATAAGGTATTCGGAGAGGCGGCTGCTATTCTAGCAGGAGATGCCTTATTAACGTACGCTTTTCAAATAATAGCTAAGTCTGAGAGTTACTCAAACGAGCAAAAAGTAACGTTAATTGAATGGCTCGCTGAGGCAGCAGGTCCCGAAGGAATGGTAGGCGGCCAAATGGCTGATATTGAAGGGGAAACAAAAGAGCTAACACTTGCTGAGCTGGAGTACATTCATAAGAATAAAACAGGCCGTTTACTCGCTTACAGTGTAATGGCTGGTGCTTTACTCGGGGGAGCAAATGAAGAACAACTGGCGCATTTTCAGCAATATGCTTTCCACATTGGTCTTGCGTTTCAAATCCAAGATGATATTTTAGATGTGGAAGGGTCGGAAGAAAAGCTTGGCAAACGAGTTGGCAGTGACTCTGCCAATCATAAAAGTACCTATCCAGCCTTGTTGACGATGGATGGGGCAAAAGACCAATTGGCCAAGCATGCAGAATTAGCACGTGCGGCGCTTTTGCAAACGAATACAGACTCGGCCTTGTTGCTCGAGCTTGTTGATTTAATTGCTACACGTGATCAGTAA
- the xseB gene encoding exodeoxyribonuclease VII small subunit — translation MENKEITFEEAMEKLESIIMKLEEGDVPLEKALSLYQKGMELSGFCHALLSQAEEQLAKLITDDGEKDFSVDEGE, via the coding sequence ATGGAAAATAAAGAGATCACATTTGAGGAAGCGATGGAAAAGCTGGAGTCTATCATTATGAAGTTAGAAGAGGGAGACGTGCCGCTGGAAAAAGCATTAAGCCTCTATCAAAAAGGGATGGAATTATCCGGGTTTTGTCATGCGCTTTTAAGCCAGGCGGAGGAACAATTAGCAAAACTAATAACAGATGATGGCGAAAAAGATTTTTCTGTTGATGAGGGGGAATAA
- the xseA gene encoding exodeoxyribonuclease VII large subunit, with product MEVERYLTVKALTKYIKRKFDADPHLTNVYVKGEISNFKSHSSGHMYFTLKDDKARILAVMFSSANRSLKFQPENGMQVLVTGDITVYEAGGQYQIYVTSMQPDGIGSLYLAFEQLKTKLAKEGLFDENRKRPLPAYPKTIGIVTSPTGAAVRDIITTIKRRYPVAEMLIYPALVQGANAAPSIVAAIQRANDDERADVLIVGRGGGSIEELWAFNEEDVARAINFSAIPVISAVGHETDVTIADFAADKRAPTPTAGAEMAVPHLEEVLEKVFVRKTRLIRAISEKVRRERKRFESARSAYIIRNPQALYRQQQERLDRLTDRLERGQSVYIKNTAAQVSNLTERLQRSHPKRKIDEAKQQVQRLDASLSREIGTLLRSKKEELRQHLSMLDALSPLKIMERGYSLAYDEENKLVKSSGEVQVGEQVKVQLVDGSLICQVESIEVKENGK from the coding sequence ATGGAAGTAGAACGTTATTTAACTGTTAAAGCCTTAACAAAATACATAAAGAGAAAGTTTGATGCCGATCCTCATTTAACAAACGTCTATGTTAAAGGGGAGATTTCCAACTTTAAAAGCCATTCAAGCGGGCACATGTACTTTACATTGAAAGATGATAAAGCACGGATTCTAGCTGTTATGTTTTCATCTGCCAATCGCTCGCTGAAATTTCAGCCAGAAAACGGCATGCAGGTGCTGGTCACAGGAGATATTACTGTCTACGAAGCGGGCGGGCAATATCAAATTTATGTAACCTCTATGCAGCCGGACGGTATCGGCAGTTTATATCTAGCTTTTGAACAACTAAAAACGAAGCTTGCGAAAGAGGGGCTTTTTGATGAGAATAGAAAAAGGCCGCTGCCCGCATATCCGAAAACGATCGGTATTGTAACTTCCCCGACAGGAGCAGCTGTTCGGGACATTATTACAACGATTAAGCGTCGTTATCCAGTGGCAGAAATGTTGATTTATCCTGCTCTCGTTCAAGGGGCGAATGCCGCTCCATCCATTGTAGCAGCCATTCAGCGAGCAAACGATGATGAACGGGCCGATGTACTGATTGTCGGGCGTGGCGGGGGATCCATTGAAGAGTTGTGGGCTTTTAATGAAGAAGACGTAGCCAGAGCAATTAATTTTTCGGCCATCCCTGTGATTTCAGCCGTCGGGCATGAAACCGATGTAACGATTGCTGATTTTGCGGCTGACAAGAGAGCGCCAACACCGACGGCTGGGGCCGAAATGGCTGTTCCGCATCTCGAAGAAGTATTGGAGAAGGTATTCGTTCGGAAAACAAGATTGATTCGGGCGATATCGGAAAAAGTGAGACGTGAGAGAAAAAGATTTGAAAGTGCCAGAAGTGCTTATATTATTCGTAATCCACAAGCGTTATATAGGCAGCAGCAGGAACGGCTCGACCGATTAACAGATAGGCTTGAAAGAGGACAATCTGTGTATATAAAAAATACAGCAGCACAAGTCAGCAATTTAACAGAAAGGTTGCAGCGGAGTCATCCAAAACGAAAGATTGATGAAGCAAAGCAGCAAGTCCAACGTCTGGATGCTTCTCTTTCTCGAGAGATTGGAACGCTTTTGCGAAGTAAAAAGGAAGAGTTGCGCCAGCACCTTTCCATGCTGGATGCATTGAGTCCTTTGAAAATCATGGAGCGCGGCTACAGTCTCGCTTATGATGAAGAAAACAAGCTTGTAAAATCAAGCGGTGAGGTGCAGGTCGGCGAGCAGGTGAAAGTGCAGCTTGTTGACGGAAGTTTGATTTGTCAAGTTGAATCAATTGAGGTGAAAGAGAATGGAAAATAA
- the folD gene encoding bifunctional methylenetetrahydrofolate dehydrogenase/methenyltetrahydrofolate cyclohydrolase FolD codes for MTAAIIDGKAIAGDIRTELKKEIAELKEKRITPGLAVILVGEDQASHTYVRNKEKACAEVGIHSEIYRYPADLSEEALLQKVAELNEDPAIHGILVQLPLPAHLSEDKVIDAISPEKDVDGFHPVNVGKMAIGKEAFYSCTPYGIIKMLERENISLEGKHVVVVGRSNIVGKPAALLSLKESATVTVCHSRTKDLSAFTKRADVVIAAVGKAKFLKKDDFKPGAIVIDVGMNRDENGKLCGDVDFESAKEIAGAITPVPGGVGPMTITMLLYNTVQSAKQKAKQAVK; via the coding sequence ATGACAGCAGCTATTATCGACGGCAAAGCAATTGCAGGCGATATTCGTACTGAGTTAAAGAAAGAGATTGCAGAACTGAAGGAAAAGAGAATAACACCGGGATTGGCCGTTATATTGGTTGGGGAAGATCAAGCCTCCCATACATATGTGCGCAACAAAGAAAAGGCTTGCGCTGAAGTAGGCATTCATTCTGAGATTTACCGCTATCCGGCAGATTTGTCAGAAGAAGCGCTTTTGCAAAAGGTAGCAGAGCTTAATGAAGATCCGGCTATCCACGGAATTCTCGTCCAGCTGCCTTTGCCGGCACATCTATCCGAGGACAAAGTGATTGATGCAATCTCTCCGGAAAAAGATGTAGATGGTTTTCACCCAGTAAACGTAGGGAAAATGGCGATTGGCAAAGAAGCATTTTATTCGTGTACTCCGTATGGCATTATTAAAATGCTTGAAAGGGAAAATATTTCTTTAGAAGGCAAGCATGTCGTTGTCGTTGGCCGGAGCAATATTGTCGGCAAACCGGCAGCTCTTCTGTCGTTAAAAGAAAGCGCAACGGTCACTGTTTGTCATTCAAGAACAAAGGATCTGTCCGCTTTTACCAAGCGGGCGGATGTAGTGATTGCTGCAGTTGGAAAAGCAAAATTCTTGAAAAAAGATGACTTCAAGCCGGGAGCAATCGTTATTGATGTCGGCATGAACCGGGATGAAAACGGCAAGCTATGCGGCGATGTGGACTTTGAAAGTGCGAAAGAAATAGCTGGTGCTATTACGCCTGTACCAGGCGGGGTAGGGCCGATGACAATTACCATGCTGCTTTACAACACAGTACAGTCAGCGAAGCAAAAAGCAAAGCAGGCTGTTAAATAA
- the nusB gene encoding transcription antitermination factor NusB, translating to MKRRTAREKSLQALYQMDVSGAEPEEAIKNVLEEEPADEYLSKSVKGTFEHLEEIDAIIKAHLEKWSFDRLARVDRNILRLAVFEMKYENDVPEKVTINEAIELAKQFSDEQSGKFINGVLSRVKETL from the coding sequence ATGAAAAGACGTACAGCACGTGAGAAGAGCCTGCAGGCACTTTACCAAATGGATGTAAGCGGCGCAGAACCGGAAGAAGCGATCAAGAATGTTTTAGAAGAAGAGCCGGCTGATGAATATTTGAGCAAAAGTGTAAAAGGGACTTTTGAGCACCTGGAAGAAATTGATGCAATCATCAAAGCCCATTTAGAAAAATGGTCCTTTGATCGCTTAGCGAGAGTGGACCGGAACATTCTACGGCTTGCCGTATTCGAAATGAAGTATGAAAATGATGTACCAGAGAAAGTAACTATTAATGAAGCCATCGAATTGGCCAAACAATTTAGTGATGAGCAATCAGGCAAATTTATTAATGGTGTGCTATCAAGAGTAAAAGAAACTTTATGA
- a CDS encoding Asp23/Gls24 family envelope stress response protein gives MAESNQTANQVLEMSNGDNGLGRIEIAPEVIEVIAGIAASEVDGVEKMRGSFASGVVERLGKKNHGKGVRVDLTEEGIKIDVYCVIAFGVSIPGVAQKIQDGIRQALLNMTALEAEEVNIHVVGVQFDTKDTKNTESDFASEV, from the coding sequence ATGGCAGAAAGCAATCAAACAGCTAATCAAGTATTAGAAATGAGCAACGGAGACAACGGTCTTGGTAGAATTGAGATTGCACCGGAAGTGATTGAGGTCATTGCTGGTATTGCTGCATCGGAAGTGGACGGCGTGGAAAAAATGCGCGGCAGCTTTGCATCTGGCGTAGTAGAGCGCCTCGGCAAGAAAAACCACGGGAAAGGTGTCCGTGTTGACTTAACGGAAGAGGGAATTAAAATCGATGTATATTGTGTCATCGCATTTGGCGTTTCTATTCCAGGGGTTGCTCAAAAGATCCAAGACGGTATTCGACAGGCATTATTGAATATGACTGCGTTAGAAGCGGAAGAAGTAAACATTCACGTAGTTGGTGTCCAATTTGATACAAAGGACACAAAAAACACTGAAAGCGATTTCGCTTCAGAGGTGTAA
- the accC gene encoding acetyl-CoA carboxylase biotin carboxylase subunit, with protein MINKLLIANRGEIAVRIIRACKELDVETVAVYSEADREALHVQLADEAYCIGPTASKDSYLNFTNIVSVAKLTNCDAIHPGYGFLAENADFAELCRECNIVFVGPSPEAITQMGTKDVARETMKKAGVPIVPGSNGIIQSIEDGLSTAAEIGYPVIIKATAGGGGKGIRVARDEEELKKGINMTQQEAATAFGNPGVYLEKFIEDFRHVEIQVLADTHGHVLHLGERDCTIQRRMQKLLEETPSPALDEKTREEMGNAAVKAAQAVEYTGAGTVEFIYDYHERKFYFMEMNTRIQVEHPVTEMVTGVDLIKEQIRIASGEELSFTQEDVEFTGWSIECRINAENPEKNFMPSPGRITDYMPPGGFGVRVDSAAYPGYMIPPYYDSMIAKLITYGATREEAIARMKRALSEFVIEGIHTTIPFHLRLLEHEQFVGGEFNTKFLEKYDVMKTEV; from the coding sequence ATGATTAACAAACTATTGATTGCCAACCGCGGCGAGATCGCAGTGCGGATCATCCGTGCCTGCAAAGAACTCGACGTGGAAACAGTCGCTGTTTATTCCGAGGCCGATAGAGAAGCTCTCCATGTCCAGCTCGCTGATGAAGCGTACTGTATTGGACCGACGGCTTCTAAGGACAGTTACTTAAATTTTACAAACATTGTTAGTGTGGCCAAGCTGACGAATTGCGATGCCATTCACCCAGGTTACGGCTTTTTGGCAGAAAATGCTGACTTTGCCGAGCTATGCCGCGAATGTAACATTGTTTTCGTTGGCCCGTCACCGGAAGCTATTACACAGATGGGAACGAAAGACGTAGCCCGTGAGACGATGAAGAAAGCCGGAGTGCCAATTGTGCCGGGGTCTAATGGGATTATTCAATCGATTGAAGACGGTCTTTCGACTGCTGCTGAGATCGGCTACCCTGTCATCATCAAAGCAACGGCAGGCGGCGGCGGAAAAGGCATTCGTGTAGCGCGGGATGAAGAAGAATTGAAAAAAGGCATTAATATGACGCAGCAGGAAGCGGCTACGGCCTTTGGAAATCCAGGAGTATATTTAGAGAAGTTCATTGAGGATTTTCGTCATGTTGAAATTCAAGTGCTTGCTGATACACATGGGCATGTTCTCCATTTGGGAGAGCGTGACTGTACGATTCAGCGCCGCATGCAAAAGTTGCTGGAAGAAACTCCTTCGCCAGCACTGGATGAAAAGACCCGAGAAGAAATGGGGAATGCTGCTGTTAAAGCTGCGCAAGCTGTCGAGTACACAGGAGCAGGAACAGTCGAGTTTATTTATGATTACCATGAAAGAAAGTTTTATTTCATGGAGATGAACACCAGGATTCAAGTAGAGCATCCGGTGACAGAAATGGTAACTGGTGTGGACTTGATTAAAGAACAAATCCGGATTGCCTCTGGAGAAGAGTTGTCCTTCACTCAGGAAGATGTAGAATTTACGGGCTGGTCTATTGAATGCCGTATAAATGCGGAAAACCCAGAGAAAAACTTTATGCCTTCTCCAGGAAGAATTACAGACTATATGCCGCCAGGAGGCTTTGGTGTCCGCGTGGATTCAGCCGCTTATCCAGGCTATATGATTCCACCGTATTATGATTCTATGATTGCTAAATTAATCACATATGGAGCAACACGTGAAGAAGCTATCGCCCGCATGAAAAGAGCATTAAGTGAATTTGTGATTGAAGGCATTCATACAACTATCCCGTTCCACTTAAGATTGCTTGAGCATGAGCAATTCGTTGGTGGAGAATTCAACACAAAGTTCCTCGAGAAATATGATGTAATGAAGACGGAGGTGTAA
- the accB gene encoding acetyl-CoA carboxylase biotin carboxyl carrier protein, with protein sequence MKVQEIRELIKLVDQSSIEEFVFESEGSKIEMKKNSGVTYSVAPQAAPVQEPVQAAPVQAAPVAPAVVEPAAVQETPTPEAPKPAASNENLHKITSPMVGTFYESPSPDADPYVKAGSKVSADTVVCIVEAMKLFNEIEAEVDGEIVEVLVKDGQLVEYGQPLFLVKP encoded by the coding sequence ATGAAAGTACAGGAAATTAGAGAATTGATTAAGCTTGTCGATCAATCGTCAATTGAAGAGTTTGTATTTGAATCTGAAGGCAGTAAAATAGAAATGAAGAAAAATTCAGGTGTTACATATTCAGTTGCACCGCAGGCAGCACCTGTACAAGAGCCTGTGCAAGCTGCGCCTGTACAAGCGGCACCGGTTGCGCCTGCTGTAGTGGAACCAGCTGCTGTTCAGGAAACACCAACACCTGAAGCGCCAAAACCAGCCGCTTCAAACGAGAATTTACATAAGATTACTTCTCCTATGGTAGGAACATTCTATGAATCACCTTCTCCAGATGCAGACCCATACGTAAAAGCAGGCTCGAAAGTTTCGGCAGACACAGTCGTATGCATCGTAGAAGCAATGAAACTCTTTAATGAAATTGAAGCGGAAGTAGATGGAGAAATTGTAGAGGTTCTTGTAAAAGACGGCCAGCTGGTCGAGTATGGCCAGCCGTTATTTTTAGTGAAACCTTAA
- a CDS encoding SpoIIIAH-like family protein codes for MLLKKQTVWLLTMLSLVVVLSVYYITSPEQLSPETASPVEEGQITTEVAEEKVDGSKVTDQEAKSTAGDKQAAIVTESAGDEAFDMLRLEMQDDRNKMKEELTSKVASKDLSAEDKNAAYEEMEKLTELATKENVLETLIKSKGYSDALVRADGENIRITVKSNEHSAAAANEIIRMAKDELGKQQPIAVEFQPVK; via the coding sequence ATGTTATTAAAAAAACAAACTGTCTGGCTGCTGACAATGCTAAGTTTAGTTGTTGTTCTATCGGTCTACTATATTACTTCGCCCGAACAGCTATCTCCGGAAACAGCTTCACCCGTAGAGGAAGGACAAATAACAACTGAAGTGGCGGAAGAAAAAGTAGATGGCAGTAAAGTGACGGACCAAGAAGCAAAGAGCACAGCGGGTGATAAGCAGGCAGCTATCGTTACCGAATCAGCAGGCGATGAAGCGTTTGATATGCTTCGTCTGGAGATGCAAGATGACCGCAATAAGATGAAAGAAGAGCTAACATCAAAAGTAGCGTCGAAGGACTTATCTGCTGAAGACAAAAATGCAGCTTATGAAGAAATGGAGAAGCTGACAGAATTAGCTACAAAGGAAAATGTGCTGGAAACATTGATTAAATCTAAAGGATATTCTGATGCGCTCGTTCGGGCAGATGGAGAGAACATTCGTATCACTGTAAAGTCCAATGAGCATTCAGCAGCGGCTGCAAATGAAATTATCCGCATGGCGAAGGACGAGCTTGGCAAGCAGCAGCCGATCGCTGTTGAGTTCCAGCCAGTTAAATAG
- the spoIIIAG gene encoding stage III sporulation protein AG, translating into MSDRKSRFKWLQSLIPSKKSGEEKTANKAKWMAIAAIIGISFMLLSDLKDRGEINAVLPQDSSEEEGNEQTAPAKEDFEKIYERELTAALEQIAGVSNVTVVVTIEASERKVFEKNTAVKTQETKEQDKKGGERTITDQTRDENLVMVKKDGGEAPVIQEMKKPDIRGVLVVAEGAENIQVKKWIIESVTRVLNVPSHRVAVMPKKPKEDA; encoded by the coding sequence TTGAGTGATCGTAAAAGCCGCTTTAAGTGGCTGCAATCCTTAATCCCATCTAAAAAAAGCGGAGAGGAGAAAACAGCGAACAAAGCAAAATGGATGGCAATTGCCGCCATTATCGGTATTAGTTTTATGCTTCTAAGTGATTTGAAGGATAGGGGAGAAATAAATGCTGTCCTCCCGCAAGACTCTTCTGAGGAGGAGGGAAATGAACAAACAGCGCCTGCAAAGGAAGATTTTGAAAAAATCTATGAGCGGGAGCTTACCGCTGCTTTGGAGCAAATCGCTGGTGTCAGCAATGTTACAGTTGTAGTTACTATTGAAGCATCCGAGAGAAAGGTATTTGAGAAAAATACAGCTGTAAAAACACAGGAAACAAAGGAACAGGATAAGAAAGGTGGGGAACGTACCATTACTGACCAAACAAGGGACGAAAATTTAGTTATGGTGAAAAAAGACGGAGGGGAAGCACCCGTCATTCAGGAAATGAAAAAACCTGATATCCGTGGCGTCCTAGTTGTAGCGGAAGGGGCCGAAAATATTCAAGTGAAAAAATGGATCATTGAATCAGTAACCAGGGTGTTAAATGTGCCAAGCCATCGTGTGGCAGTCATGCCGAAAAAACCAAAGGAGGATGCTTAA
- the spoIIIAF gene encoding stage III sporulation protein AF — MAFFTDWLESVIAFLLLAAVMDLLMPSNRFQQYAKVVIGLLLLFVMLQPLWKVLSVNIEEELSKWAESTITNQQATTAVANKQSSLESSKELFILKESEQQLQALVENELKHTFHKQIVDINIQVSKWENSLPKNIERIDVYMASLSAETEGQYVKEVRIDSSEQTEPIQKEERNLASFLSKKWNIPMEQLNIHMVEEGDSLE, encoded by the coding sequence ATGGCTTTTTTTACTGACTGGCTGGAAAGTGTCATTGCTTTTCTGTTATTGGCTGCTGTGATGGATTTGCTCATGCCGTCCAATCGCTTTCAGCAATATGCAAAGGTGGTCATTGGATTGCTTTTACTGTTTGTAATGCTGCAGCCATTGTGGAAGGTTCTTTCAGTGAATATTGAAGAAGAGCTGTCAAAGTGGGCAGAGAGCACGATAACTAATCAACAGGCAACTACAGCTGTTGCCAACAAACAAAGCAGCTTGGAGTCTTCTAAAGAGCTATTCATTTTAAAAGAGAGTGAACAGCAACTGCAGGCGCTTGTAGAGAATGAACTGAAGCATACATTCCATAAGCAGATTGTTGATATCAATATTCAGGTGAGCAAATGGGAGAATTCTTTGCCAAAAAATATTGAACGCATTGATGTATACATGGCTTCACTCTCAGCTGAGACAGAAGGTCAATATGTAAAAGAGGTTCGCATTGACTCTTCCGAACAAACAGAGCCCATTCAAAAAGAAGAGAGAAACCTAGCTTCTTTTCTCTCAAAAAAGTGGAATATTCCGATGGAGCAATTGAATATTCATATGGTAGAGGAGGGGGACAGCCTTGAGTGA